The sequence GACCTGCGAATCGGCGCGTTCGACGTGCTGGTCGGGATCAACTTGTTGCGCGAGGGCCTGGACATGCCGGAGGTGTCTCTGGTGGCCATCCTCGATGCGGACAAGGAGGGTTTCCTGCGCTCCGAGCGCTCGCTGATCCAGACCATCGGTCGCGCCGCGCGCAACCTCAACGGGCGAGCGATTCTCTACGCCGACAACGTCACCGGGTCCATGCAGCGCGCCTTGGGCGAGACCGAGCGGCGGCGTATCAAGCAGGTGGCTTTCAACGAGGCCCATGGCATCGTGCCCAAGGGTGTGAAGAAGGATGTCCAGGACATCCTCGAAGGCGCCACCGTGCCCGGTTCGCGCAGCAACAAGCGCAAGGCCATGGCCAAGGCGGCGGAGGAGAACGCCCGCTACGAGGCCGAGCTGCGCTCACCCAGCGAGATCACCAAGCGCATCCGGCAGATGGAAGAGAAGATGTTCCAGTTGGCGCGCGACCTGGAGTTCGAGGCAGCGGCCCAGCTGCGCGACGAGATTCAGAAGCTGCGGGAGCGCTTGCTCAAGCTGTGATGGGAAAGGGGCGCCAGCGGGCGCCCTTGTTGTTTGCGCTCAGCGGCGGCCGAAAATGATCATGACCACGCCGACCAGGATCGCCAGGCAGGAGAGCAGGGCGGTGGCCTCCAGCCGTTCGTCGAGGATCAGGAAGCCCAGTAGCAGGGCTACCACCGGATTGACGAAGGTGAAGGTCGACACCAGGCTCGGTTTCACTTCGCGCAACAGCCAGAAATAGGCCGGGTAGACGCCCAGGCTTACCGGCACCACCAGATAGGCCATCCATAGCCAGGCATCGCCGCTCACGCCGCTCAACGCCAAGCCCTGCCAGTCGCCGCGCCAGGCGCCGAATATCGCCAGAACCAGTGTGCCGGTGAGCATCTGCAGGCTGAGTCCCATCCAGCTGGAGCGGAACGGCGGCCGCTGGCGCAGCAGCCAGGCGCCTACGGCCCAGAGCAGGGTCGCGGTGACCACCAGGCCGCCGGCGAACCACTGTTCGACGCCGGCGTCCATGCCCAGCGCGCTGCCCATCAGCATCACGATGCCGCCGCTGGCCAGTGCCAGGCCGCAGAGCACCCACAGCGGCGGCTGGCGGTCCAGCAGCCACTCCAGGGCCACGCTCCAGAGGGGCAGGGTGGTGTAAAGCATCGCCAGCATGCCGGTAGGCAGGTACTGGTTGGCGTAGATCAGCGCACCCTGGCCGACGGCTATCAGCAGCACGCCACCGATGAGTGCGCCACCCAGGTCGCTGCGCTGCACCTGCGCCTTGCCGCTGGCCAGCACCCAGCCCAGGGCGAGGAGACCGGCGAAGAGGAAGCGCAGGGTGGCGATGACGAAAGGCGGCAGCTCGCGCAGGAGGAAGTGGTTGACCAGGTAAGTGGTGCCCCAGCCGATGTAGATCATGGCGAAGGCACCGATCAGCAGAAGGGTGCGGCGGGATGAAGCCTGGGAAGACATGTACAGCCTGAAAAAACGGAGCGCCGGATACCCGGCGCGGGATTAGTGGGCGGCGGCGCTGGCGCCTGCGGTGTTGCCGGCGGGGAGGGCGCGGGTGAACAGCACGGCGACCATGCTGATGCCGAGGACGATGCCGATGAAATGGAAGGCGTCATTGTAGGCCATGATGCTGGCCTGCTGGTGGGCGATCTCGCTGAGCTTGCCAAGGGCGGCCTGCTCGCTGCCGAGTTTGTCCGCCAGCAGCGCCAGGCGCTCGGCCACCTGCGGATTGCCGGGTACCAGGGATTCGCGCAGGTAGTCGAAGTAGACCTTGGCGCGGGCGTCCAGCAGGGTGGCGAGCAAGGCGATGCCAATGGCGCCACCCAGGTTGCGCAGGATGTTGAACAGGCTGGAGGCGGATCCGGCGTCCTGGGGCTGGAGGTAGGCGGTGGCGATCAGCGACACGGTCACCATCACCAGGGGCTGGCCGAGGGCGCGGATGAGCTGGATCTGGTTGAACTGCGGCCCGGCGAAGTCGGGGTTGAGCACGCCGGACGCGAAGCTGGCGTAACCGAACAGGCCAAAGCCCAGGGCGCAGAGGAGCTTGGGCGAAATCACCTTCATCAGCTTGGGCACCAGCGGAATCAGGAACAGCTGCGGAATGCCCATCCACATGATCACTTCACCGATCTGCAACGCGTTGTAGCCCTGGATTTGCGCCAGGTAGAGCGGCAGCACGTAGATGGAGCCGTACAGGCCCATGCCCAGGCCGACGCTGGAGATGCTCGACAGGCCGAAGTTGCGGTTCTTCAGGATGCCCAGGTTGATCAGCGGGTTGGGCCGGGAGACCTGGAGGATGACGAACAGGACCAGGCTGACCAGGGCGACGCTGCCCAGGCCGACGATCAGGCTCGACTCCAGCCAGTCCTTGCGGTGACCTTCTTCGAGGAACACCTGCAGGCAGCCCAGGCCCAGGCCCAGGGTCAGGATGCCGGCGTAGTCGGTCTGCTTCAGCAGTTCCCAGTGCGGTGCCTTCTTCTCCAGGCCGTAGAGCAGGCCGGCGATCATCAGCAGGCCCGGTGGCACGTTGATGTAGAAGATGTATTCCCAGCCGAAGTTCTCCGTCAGCCAGCCGCCCACGGTGGGGCCGATGGAGGGGGCGAAGGTGGCGGAAATGGCGAACAACGCCATGCCCTTGGCTCGGTGGTGCTCCGGCAGCTTGATCAGGGTCAGGGTGAACGCCAGGGGGATCAGTGCGCCGCCGGTGAATCCCTGCATGGCACGGAACACGATCATGCTTTCCAGGCTCCAGGCCTGGGAGCAGAGCAGGGAGGAGATGAGGAAGCCGACCGATACCCAGACCGCCAGGCGCCGTGCCGAGAGGAGCTGCACCAGCCAGGCGGTGAGGGGGATCATGATGATCTCCGCCACCAGGTAGGAGGTGGAAATCCAGGAGCCTTCCTCCAGGGTGGCGGACAGGGCGCCCTGGATGTCCTTGAGCGAGGAGTTGGTGATCTGGATGTCCAGCACCGCCATGAAGGCGCCGAGCATGGCGCTCATCACCGCTATCCAGTCGCGTCGGCTCGGCTCGCCCGTGGGACGGAGCAGTGCGTCAGCCGCCATGGTTTTCGGCCTTCAGGCGAACCTTGACCTGCACCGACATGCCCGGGCGGATGCGGCCCTGGAGCGGATTGTCGGCGGCGAAGGTCAATTTCACCGGAATGCGCTGTACCACCTTGGTGAAGTTGCCGGTCGCGTTATCCGGCGGCAGCAGGCTGAACTGCGCCCCGGAGGCGGCGAAC is a genomic window of Pseudomonas resinovorans NBRC 106553 containing:
- a CDS encoding EamA family transporter → MSSQASSRRTLLLIGAFAMIYIGWGTTYLVNHFLLRELPPFVIATLRFLFAGLLALGWVLASGKAQVQRSDLGGALIGGVLLIAVGQGALIYANQYLPTGMLAMLYTTLPLWSVALEWLLDRQPPLWVLCGLALASGGIVMLMGSALGMDAGVEQWFAGGLVVTATLLWAVGAWLLRQRPPFRSSWMGLSLQMLTGTLVLAIFGAWRGDWQGLALSGVSGDAWLWMAYLVVPVSLGVYPAYFWLLREVKPSLVSTFTFVNPVVALLLGFLILDERLEATALLSCLAILVGVVMIIFGRR
- a CDS encoding MDR family MFS transporter, giving the protein MAADALLRPTGEPSRRDWIAVMSAMLGAFMAVLDIQITNSSLKDIQGALSATLEEGSWISTSYLVAEIIMIPLTAWLVQLLSARRLAVWVSVGFLISSLLCSQAWSLESMIVFRAMQGFTGGALIPLAFTLTLIKLPEHHRAKGMALFAISATFAPSIGPTVGGWLTENFGWEYIFYINVPPGLLMIAGLLYGLEKKAPHWELLKQTDYAGILTLGLGLGCLQVFLEEGHRKDWLESSLIVGLGSVALVSLVLFVILQVSRPNPLINLGILKNRNFGLSSISSVGLGMGLYGSIYVLPLYLAQIQGYNALQIGEVIMWMGIPQLFLIPLVPKLMKVISPKLLCALGFGLFGYASFASGVLNPDFAGPQFNQIQLIRALGQPLVMVTVSLIATAYLQPQDAGSASSLFNILRNLGGAIGIALLATLLDARAKVYFDYLRESLVPGNPQVAERLALLADKLGSEQAALGKLSEIAHQQASIMAYNDAFHFIGIVLGISMVAVLFTRALPAGNTAGASAAAH